From Algoriphagus sp. NG3, the proteins below share one genomic window:
- a CDS encoding MoxR family ATPase — MEEISNPQDSGIPFGSRLPVEHIAEGIEKIRREIKKTIVGQDEMIELMIVALLSKGHILLEGVPGIAKTLTSKLFAKSVNTGFSRIQFTPDLMPADVLGTSIFKSGEFEFRKGPIFSNIVLIDEINRAPAKTQAAMFEVMEERQVTMDGDTYPMDSPFMVLATQNPIDSEGTYRLPEAQMDRFLFKIHLSLPNLEEEIMILTNRGAETESEPKVTPAISGEEVLKFQEWASAVRVEEKLLHYIATIVVKTRNHPSLYAGASPRASLAIFRASQALAAMGGRDFVIPEDIKRTAIPAMRHRIILNPEKEMEGVSPDLILEGIIQSIEIPR; from the coding sequence ATGGAAGAAATCTCCAACCCGCAGGATAGCGGCATACCCTTCGGGAGCCGTCTACCGGTGGAACATATCGCAGAGGGAATAGAGAAAATCCGCCGGGAAATCAAGAAAACAATTGTGGGGCAAGATGAAATGATTGAACTCATGATCGTGGCACTCCTCAGCAAAGGACATATCCTACTAGAGGGTGTTCCCGGAATTGCAAAGACTCTTACAAGTAAATTGTTTGCCAAGTCAGTAAATACCGGATTTAGTCGTATTCAGTTTACTCCTGATCTGATGCCTGCGGATGTCTTGGGTACTTCTATATTCAAGTCAGGGGAGTTTGAATTCAGAAAAGGTCCCATTTTTTCCAATATAGTGCTCATTGACGAGATTAATAGGGCTCCTGCCAAGACCCAGGCTGCCATGTTTGAAGTGATGGAAGAACGGCAGGTGACAATGGATGGGGATACGTATCCGATGGATTCGCCCTTTATGGTTCTGGCCACACAAAACCCCATTGACTCGGAGGGGACTTATCGGTTGCCAGAGGCTCAGATGGACAGGTTTCTGTTCAAAATACATCTTAGCTTACCTAATTTGGAGGAAGAAATTATGATCCTTACAAACCGGGGTGCCGAAACAGAAAGTGAACCGAAAGTGACTCCTGCAATTTCGGGAGAGGAAGTTCTGAAGTTTCAGGAATGGGCTTCTGCCGTAAGGGTTGAAGAAAAACTGCTCCATTACATCGCTACTATAGTGGTCAAAACAAGAAATCATCCCAGTCTGTATGCCGGTGCATCACCTCGTGCTTCTTTGGCGATTTTCCGTGCGTCCCAAGCGCTGGCTGCGATGGGTGGGAGGGACTTTGTCATTCCTGAGGATATCAAAAGAACGGCTATTCCAGCTATGCGACACCGGATCATCCTCAATCCTGAGAAAGAAATGGAAGGTGTTTCGCCTGATTTGATTTTGGAAGGAATCATTCAATCCATAGAGATCCCCCGCTGA